In Topomyia yanbarensis strain Yona2022 chromosome 2, ASM3024719v1, whole genome shotgun sequence, one DNA window encodes the following:
- the LOC131678407 gene encoding lysosomal thioesterase PPT2 homolog, translating to MQRKWFFLSFIVNLCIISAYKPVVIIHGIMTGAESMLIILEEIERHHPGTTVYNTNRFTGWSSLENAWHQVLEFNGDLQSICRHHPEGVIMLGYSQGGLLGRAVLQTYPDHCVKKFISLSSPQAGQFGTDFLHLIFPSLVAKTAYQLFYTYVGQHTSVGNYWNDPRHQDLFEKFSIFLPYVNNDLPSTNSTQFRDTLLKLDQLILVGGPDDGVITPWESSHFGYYSNGTDEVIPCHQRQIYLEDRIGLKTLDESGRMKLVTLAGVQHFDWHLNIQVIQKVILPYLD from the exons ATGCAGAGAAAATGGTTTTTTCTATCGTTTATAGTGAATCTATGTATAATCAGCGCTTACAAGCCAGTAGTCATCATCCATGGTATAATGACTGGAGCGGAAAGTATGCTCATAATTTTGGAAGAAATCGAGAGG CATCATCCGGGAACCACGGTGTACAATACGAACCGTTTTACAGGTTGGTCCAGTTTAGAAAATGCTTGGCATCAAGTTCTCGAGTTCAACGGTGACCTTCAGAGTATTTGCCGGCATCATCCGGAAGGAGTGATAATGTTGGGCTATTCTCAGGGTGGTCTGCTTGGTAGAGCGGTGTTGCAGACTTATCCGGATCATTGTGTGAAGAAGTTCATATCGTTGAGCTCGCCTCAGGCTGGACAGTTTGGTA CCGACTTTCTGCATCTTATCTTCCCGTCGTTGGTGGCGAAAACAGcttatcaattgttttacacCTACGTAGGCCAACACACGTCGGTTGGTAACTACTGGAATGATCCCCGCCACCAGGATCTGTTCGAAAAGTTTAGCATTTTCCTACCGTACGTCAATAATGACCTACCATCGACAAATTCAACCCAATTCCGCGACACATTGTTGAAACTAGATCAACTGATTCTAGTTGGAGGCCCGGACGATGGAGTGATTACGCCATGGGAATCGAGTCATTTTGGATACTACAGCAACGGTACGGATGAGGTGATTCCTTGCCATCAAAGGCAAATTTATCTGGAAGATCGAATTGGACTGAAAACACTAGACGAGAGTGGTCGAATGAAACTGGTGACGTTGGCTGGTGTGCAGCACTTTGATTGGCATTTGAATATACAAGTAATTCAGAAAGTGATACTACCGTATCTTGATTAG